The DNA segment CGTATCGAAGGCCGCGATTTTTCGACCACTGAGCAGCGTGTGATCAACCGCCTGGTCAACGTGATCTGCGAGGAGTACAAAAAAGCCTGGCACGGCATTTATCCGCTGGAGCTGGCTTATCAGCGCTCGGAAATGCAGCCCCAGTTCGCCAATATCGCCACGCCCAGCGAAATCGTGGTCTCCACCGCATTTCAGCTGGAGATTGGCGATATCACCGGCTCCATCCATGTCTGCATGCCCTATGCAGCGCTGGAGCCGATTCGCGATGTGCTGTATTCATCCACGCAAGGCGATGCGATCGAGGTCGATCGCCGCTGGGTCAAGGTTTTAACCCGTGAAATTCAGTCCGCCGAGGTGACTCTGGTGGCTGAGCTGGCCCGCGCCGATGCGACGGTGGAACAGCTGCTTGCCATGCGCCCCGGCGACTTTATTGAGCTGGACCGCGAGCCACTGATTCGCGCCTCCATTGGTGGGGTGCCAGTTTTCGAGTGCCAGTACGGCACGCACAACGACAAATATGCAATCCGCGTGGAGCGCAGCCTGCGCGGCGGCGATGCAGGCTGGATGGGAGAGAAGCATGGCAATTGATGACAACAACAAGCCCGCGGGCGATGATCCTTTTTCGGGCTGGGCTGAAGCGCTGGAAGAACAGCGTCAGCATGACCAGGCCGCAAGCGGCCCCGATGTCTCTGAGCAAGGCGGCCCGCTGAGCGGCGATGCATCGCGCAGCAACTATGGCGATGTGCCTGTGCATGACATCAACATGGTGCTGGACATTCCCGTTCAGCTCTCCGTGGAGTTGGGCCGCACCAAGGTACCTATTAAATACATTCTGCAGCTGGCGCAGGGCTCGGTGGTTGAACTCGATGCACTGGCCGGCGAACCAATGGATGTGCTGGTCAACGGCTACCTCATCGCTCAGGGCGAAGTAGTGGTGGTGAATGACAAGTTCGGTATTCGCCTCACGGACGTGGTGACCCCGT comes from the Comamonas sp. 26 genome and includes:
- the fliM gene encoding flagellar motor switch protein FliM, which produces MSDSFLSQEEVDALLEGVTGESQRSEVVEVDDGQIRNYDISSQERIVRGRMPTMEIVNERFARNFRIGLFNFIRRSPEVSVGTVTVQRYSAFLRELAVPTNFNIMAIRPLRGNGLIVCEPSLIFGVIDTLYGGTGRLQTRIEGRDFSTTEQRVINRLVNVICEEYKKAWHGIYPLELAYQRSEMQPQFANIATPSEIVVSTAFQLEIGDITGSIHVCMPYAALEPIRDVLYSSTQGDAIEVDRRWVKVLTREIQSAEVTLVAELARADATVEQLLAMRPGDFIELDREPLIRASIGGVPVFECQYGTHNDKYAIRVERSLRGGDAGWMGEKHGN
- the fliN gene encoding flagellar motor switch protein FliN translates to MAIDDNNKPAGDDPFSGWAEALEEQRQHDQAASGPDVSEQGGPLSGDASRSNYGDVPVHDINMVLDIPVQLSVELGRTKVPIKYILQLAQGSVVELDALAGEPMDVLVNGYLIAQGEVVVVNDKFGIRLTDVVTPSERLRRVSRG